One window from the genome of Pseudonocardia hierapolitana encodes:
- a CDS encoding nuclear transport factor 2 family protein, with product MTTTTPAATAVQRYLEAWNATDPAERRAAIEAAFAADARYVDPLADVTGTDALDALIAGVHEQFPGMRFTPVGDVDAHHDVCRFRWGLGPEGAEPLVIGFDVATVGPDGRITGVQGFLDKVPAGA from the coding sequence ATGACCACCACGACCCCCGCCGCCACCGCCGTGCAGCGCTACCTGGAGGCCTGGAACGCGACCGACCCGGCCGAGCGCCGCGCGGCGATCGAGGCGGCGTTCGCAGCGGACGCGCGCTACGTCGACCCGCTCGCGGACGTGACCGGCACCGATGCGCTCGACGCCCTGATCGCGGGTGTGCACGAGCAGTTCCCGGGCATGCGGTTCACACCGGTCGGCGACGTCGACGCCCACCACGACGTCTGCCGCTTCCGGTGGGGCCTCGGCCCGGAGGGCGCCGAGCCGCTGGTGATCGGCTTCGACGTGGCGACGGTGGGCCCTGACGGGCGGATCACCGGGGTGCAGGGTTTCCTGGACAAGGTGCCTGCGGGCGCCTGA